The following proteins come from a genomic window of Metarhizium brunneum chromosome 2, complete sequence:
- the TNA1_1 gene encoding High-affinity nicotinic acid transporter produces MEKSEYASSHTERQTAVPSPQARRDIDDDEVYSLQEQKRIIRRIDFRLVTVLACLYIISLVDRVNISTAAVAHLNSDLALQTGARYSIVISVFFITYTVFQPLGTVLTRKIGPRLFLSSIAMAWGVVMIGNGFVHSWQTLAGLRVLIGVFEAGYFPGAVYLLSTWYTRFDMQKRYTVFYGVGCVAGALGGILAFGLSQMNGLAGLRGWRWIFIIEGVLSCVGALVSYVFLVGFPEEADQSWNFINRQERDFIIRRVNRDRGDAVTEPFSLGVFLAPAADFKIWIFAFIFFCVTTVGYSINFFLPMILLGMGFSVAESQCLIVPPWVFTGLLMYAQAWLGDRYRLRGPIIAFNAVLALVGLILMAFHHAYPVRYTGVFFVVAGASGNTPPVLTYQANNIRGHWKRAFCSATLVGFGGIGGIAGALVFRSQDQPRYLPGIYASIACNVCILLCTGGLSIWFWHANQQVKRGKVVLEGLEDFTYTY; encoded by the exons ATGGAAAAGTCAGAGTATGCAAGCTCCCACACAGAAAGGCAAACCGCCGTGCCGTCTCCCCAGGCCCGGCGCGATatagacgacgacgaggtgtACTCGCTTCAGGAGCAAAAGAGGATCATCCGGCGCAT CGACTTTCGACTCGTCACCGTATTGGCCTGCCTCTATATTATATCACTCGTGGACCGCGTCAATATCTCTACTGCTGCCGTCGCGCACCTCAACAGCGATCTTGCGCTTCAGACAGGCGCCCGATACTCCATTGTCATTTCGGTGTTTTTCATCACCTACACTGTCTTTCAGCCCCTCGGCACGGTTCTTACCCGGAAGATCGGACCCCGGTTGTTCCTGAGTTCAATCGCAATGGCTTGGGGCGTGGTCATGATTGGGAACGGCTTCGTCCATTCCTGGCAGACTCTTGCAGGGCTGCGCGTCTTGATAGG TGTTTTCGAAGCCGGCTACTTCCCTGGGGCGGTATATCTGCTGAGCACCTGGTACACTCGATTCGACATGCAGAAGCGCTACACCGTCTTTTATGGCGTCGGGTGCGTCGCCGGTGCACTTGGCGGTATTCTGGCCTTTGGTCTCTCTCAGATGAACGGACTGGCGGGCCTGAGAGGCTGGAGATGGATCTTTATCATTGAAGGTGTCCTCTCTTGCGTCGGTGCTCTCGTCTCGTACGTCTTCCTCGTGGGCTTTCCGGAGGAGGCCGACCAGTCGTGGAACTTCATCAACAGACAGGAGCGCGATTTTATCATCCGGCGCGTCAACCGTGATCGGGGAGATGCTGTGACGGAACCCTTTTCTCTTGGTGTGTTTCTTGCACCCGCTGCCGACTTTAAAATCTGGATCTTTGCCTTTATATTCTTCTGCGTCACGACTGTAGGCTACTCCATCAACTTTTTCCTTCCTATGATTCTCCTCGGAATGG GTTTCTCTGTCGCAGAATCTCAATGTCTCATCGTGCCGCCGTGGGTCTTTACAGGTCTGCTCATGTACGCACAAGCTTGGCTCGGGGACCGGTATCGTCTGCGAGGCCCCATTATAGCCTTCAACGCGGTTCTCGCGCTCGTTGGGCTGATACTCATGGCATTCCACCATGCGTATCCCGTTCGATACACGGGTGTCTTCTTCGTCGTGGCGGGAGCCAGTGGTAACACGCCCCCCGTGTTGACGTATCAAGCCAACAACATTCGCGGGCACTGGAAACGCGCATTCTGCAGTGCCACATTGGTCGGTTTTGGTGGTATCGGCGGAATCGCCGGCGCCTTGGTCTTTAGGAGCCAGGATCAGCCCAGATACCTTCCGGGAATTTATGCGTCCATTGCTTGCAACGTCTGTATCCTGCTTTGCACCGGTGGGTTGTCGATTTGGTTCTGGCACGCAAATCAACAGGTGAAGAGGGGCAAAGTGGTATTGGAGGGGCTGGAGGATTTCACTTATACATACTAA
- the UPC2_1 gene encoding Sterol uptake control protein 2: MDQMLQHFPPGILTYPDPSEFDYSTFLQPTEDIPFPDPSHSTSAGTISESSPGQATPPSSDGRSTSAVVDMSVTRRQSAQKQRLERRGHTKSRRGCYNCKRRRIKCQETRPACGHCVKTGLKCEYPSMPQITHQPHHQVPLFSLQDMRFFQHFLTQCYPHHPLKQEEIWTHEIPCIAHNHEFLMHAILGFAASELVPTDSSFVQAAMNHRIKAIKAIKKRLSESARAQTSYEEANALVATCFALTFQSVCLEDGLAEYMTFIRGILIVGMQMMFKGIKPIFEQLFEDQQNEMMEPYLRDLPLIQRGWADAAVEAISNLRPLCAEPVEVEYCEQLLGIAEKLNVNSFDAYKSNGRQYAWWMMLPHSTFQQLINLDRQSMILLHAHWIALSQIMAFITEREYDLREKRPTASTDAGPAPGFVKWLKFLNARVDYEHQMYNQWPLWVEAQLDKDLTFFGRRL; this comes from the exons ATGGACCAAATGTTGCAGCACTTCCCGCCAGGGATTCTCACCTACCCAGACCCTTCCGAGTTTGACTATTCGACCTTTCTGCAGCCAACGGAGGATATCCCTTTCCCAGATCCATCGCACAGCACGTCAGCAGGAACCATCTCGGAGTCATCTCCGGGCCAAGCAACACCCCCGAGCTCGGATGGACGGAGTACGTCTGCTGTTGTCGACATGTCAGTCACGCGCCGCCAATCCGCTCAGAAGCAGAGGTTAGAGCGCAGGGGTCATACCAAGAGCAGACGCGGATGTTATAACTGCAAGAGGAGGCGCATCAAG TGCCAGGAGACTCGCCCTGCGTGCGGCCATTGCGTAAAGACGGGGTTGAAGTGTGAATACCCGTCCATGCCTCAAATCACCCACCAG CCTCACCATCAGGTTCCTCTTTTCAGCCTGCAAGACATGCGATTCTTCCAGCACTTCCTCACCCAGTGCTACCCCCACCATCCGTTGAAGCAAGAGGAGATTTGGACCCACGAGATCCCATGCATTGCCCACAAT CATGAATTCTTGATGCACGCCATATTGGGCTTTGCCGCATCAGAGCTTGTCCCCACCGACAGCTCCTTCGTCCAAGCCGCCATGAACCACCGCATCAAAGCTAtcaaagccatcaagaaGCGGCTTTCCGAATCTGCGCGCGCCCAGACAAGCTACGAAGAAGCTaacgccctcgtcgccacTTGTTTTGCATTGACCTTCCAGTCTGTTTGTCTAGAAGACGGTCTGGCAGAGTATATGACGTTTATTCGAGGCATTCTCATTGTCGGGATGCAAATGATGTTCAAGGGCATCAAACCCATTTTCGAGCAGCTATTCGAAGACCAACAGAACGAGATGATGGAGCCATATCTCAGAGATTTACCGTTGATCCAGCGAGGGTGGGCTGACGCCGCTGTCGAAGCCATCTCCAACCTACGGCCACTATGCGCCGAACCAGTAGAAGTTGAGTATTGCGAACAGCTACTTGGCATTGCAGAGAAGCTCAACGTAAATTCCTTTGATG CATATAAATCCAACGGCAGACAATATGCATGGTGGATGATGTTACCACATAGCACCTTCCAGCAGCTTATCAATCTCGACAGACAGAGCATGATTCTGCTTCACGCACATTGGATCGCCTTGTCGCAGATTATGGCATTCATCACCGAGCGCGAATACGACCTTCGTGAAAAGAGGCCAACGGCTTCGACCGACGCTGGACCTGCACCGGGATTTGTGAAGTGGTTGAAGTTTCTCAATGCCAGAGTGGACTACGAGCATCAAATGTACAACCAGTGGCCGTTGTGGGTAGAAGCACAACTGGACAAGGATCTTACGTTTTTTGGACGACGACTATGA